In Acidimicrobiales bacterium, one DNA window encodes the following:
- the tyrS gene encoding tyrosine--tRNA ligase yields the protein MLEDLSARGLIHDTTDRGALAARLASGPIRLYCGFDPTADSLHVGNLVPLLALRRFQLAGHIPYALAGGSTGMVGDPSGRSAERNLLDDETLAHNLAAIRGQLERFLDFEGSNAARMVNNHDWTGPVSYLDFLRDVGKHVTVNQMVAKESVKNRMESGDGISYTEFSYMLLQGFDFMWLHENENVELQIGGSDQWGNIVLGADLIRRRSGGAAHALTVPLLLKPDGTKYGKTAGGETMWLSPDKMSPYRFYQGWLGIDDGDVRKLLMFLTFRSPDECDEIASAHMSDPGARTGQRTLAADMTQLVHGPSAAAGAVEASELLFGKDADPTKASATAFDMLADEIPTTEIDSFDVSVLDTLVDSAMATSRGDARRAVGEGGIYVNGHRVSDADARLPAQALAGGHHLLRRGKKRYHLLRLRGAKTA from the coding sequence ATGCTCGAGGACCTCAGCGCACGTGGTTTGATCCACGACACCACCGACCGTGGCGCTCTTGCGGCACGACTTGCCTCGGGACCGATCCGGCTGTATTGCGGGTTCGACCCGACCGCCGACTCGCTTCACGTAGGCAACCTGGTTCCACTGCTGGCGCTCAGACGCTTCCAGCTGGCCGGCCACATTCCCTATGCGCTGGCCGGAGGGTCCACCGGCATGGTCGGCGATCCGTCGGGACGGTCCGCAGAGCGCAATCTGCTCGACGACGAGACGCTCGCTCACAACCTGGCCGCCATTCGGGGACAACTCGAGCGTTTCCTCGACTTCGAAGGTTCCAACGCTGCCCGCATGGTCAACAACCACGACTGGACCGGGCCGGTCAGCTACCTCGACTTCCTGCGCGACGTCGGCAAGCACGTCACGGTCAACCAGATGGTGGCCAAGGAGTCTGTGAAGAACCGGATGGAGAGCGGCGACGGCATCAGCTACACCGAGTTCTCCTACATGCTGTTGCAGGGTTTCGACTTCATGTGGCTACACGAGAACGAGAACGTCGAACTGCAGATCGGCGGCTCCGACCAGTGGGGCAACATCGTGCTCGGCGCTGACCTGATCCGCCGGCGCAGTGGGGGAGCAGCTCATGCGCTGACCGTCCCCCTGCTGCTGAAGCCCGACGGGACCAAGTACGGCAAGACGGCAGGCGGCGAGACCATGTGGCTGTCGCCCGACAAGATGAGCCCGTACCGCTTCTACCAGGGGTGGTTGGGCATCGACGATGGCGACGTACGCAAGCTCCTGATGTTCCTGACGTTCCGCTCGCCAGACGAGTGCGACGAGATCGCGTCGGCCCACATGTCCGACCCGGGGGCTCGCACGGGGCAGCGGACCTTGGCAGCCGACATGACCCAGCTCGTGCACGGGCCGTCGGCCGCCGCCGGCGCCGTCGAGGCTTCCGAGCTGCTGTTCGGCAAGGACGCAGACCCCACCAAGGCATCGGCGACCGCATTCGACATGCTCGCCGACGAGATTCCGACCACCGAGATCGACTCCTTCGACGTCTCGGTGCTCGACACGCTCGTCGACAGCGCCATGGCAACCTCGCGCGGTGACGCCCGTCGCGCCGTCGGTGAGGGCGGAATCTATGTGAACGGACACAGAGTCAGCGACGCTGACGCACGTCTTCCAGCTCAAGCCCTTGCCGGAGGCCATCACCTGCTGCGTCGAGGAAAAAAGCGCTATCATCTTCTCCGGCTGCGAGGCGCCAAAACGGCTTGA
- a CDS encoding PBP1A family penicillin-binding protein: protein MNAAAATRSRVVAAVAAVSMLAAGCAYTTPELHASIPPNSEASTILAANGTELTTLHAGENRTEITLDEVPEHVQNAIVAAEDRRFWTHIGIDVRGILRALRRNVDEGAVVEGGSTITQQFVKNAIIGSDRTLDRKIEEASLAIQVERQFTKEEILESYLNTIYFGAGAYGIEAAAQIYFGIPAADLDIAQGALLAGLIKAPSTYDPFVNAEGAIERRTFVLDAMADEGYISADEAEQLAQTDIVLATPDPESTYDGAYFVEEVKRFILEHPAFGRTYEERARLLFTGGLTIETTLDLRLQALAEASMERVLVDPFDDPDGALVAMDPATGQVKAMVGGRDFFDGGPQSKFNLATQGQRPSGSSFKPIVLAAALEEGMELSTRYSAPAHMDIEVTGGTWEVENYGGTEGGVVDLVDATVNSYNTAYAQLVMDVGAADAVRVAAGIGIDSPLMAVPSAVLGANDVSPLDMASAYSSFANRGVHNDPVFVTRVLGPDGEVIYQHAPSPLRVLERETADQVTQVLQQVISRGTGVRARIGRPAAGKTGTGQNWADAWFVGYTPELVTSVWVGFAEGQVPMVPPTTRIRVTGGTWPAEVWQMFMTSALAETPASDFELGDPIEDEPSADDSAGDSQDRVDAGDDAAAADEVVAPGELVSDVVGMRSDLASDILTRAGFVVSTESVPDDQYPPGVVASMKPSGESIVPSGSEVVLYVANGQKVRRVPDVLGEGVEAATAMVLGAGYEVEIVVEAEDNPEAAEIRAGQVWKVDPGTHSPLEPGQTVTIWANPAL, encoded by the coding sequence GTGAACGCGGCCGCAGCAACCAGGTCGAGAGTGGTGGCCGCAGTCGCGGCGGTGTCGATGCTGGCCGCCGGTTGTGCCTATACGACACCCGAGCTGCATGCGAGCATCCCGCCCAACAGCGAAGCCTCGACGATCCTGGCGGCCAACGGCACCGAGCTGACGACCCTTCACGCCGGCGAGAACCGCACCGAGATAACACTCGACGAAGTGCCCGAGCACGTCCAGAACGCCATTGTCGCCGCCGAGGATCGGCGCTTTTGGACCCACATCGGCATCGACGTGCGCGGCATCCTGCGAGCTCTGCGCCGAAACGTCGACGAGGGCGCCGTGGTCGAAGGTGGTTCGACGATCACACAGCAGTTCGTGAAGAACGCCATCATCGGCAGCGACCGCACACTCGACCGCAAGATCGAAGAAGCGTCGCTGGCGATTCAGGTAGAGCGCCAGTTCACGAAAGAAGAGATCCTCGAGTCGTATCTGAACACGATCTACTTCGGCGCTGGCGCCTACGGCATCGAGGCTGCCGCACAGATCTACTTCGGTATACCCGCCGCCGACCTCGACATCGCCCAGGGCGCACTTCTGGCCGGCCTGATCAAGGCGCCTTCGACCTACGACCCGTTCGTGAACGCAGAGGGCGCCATCGAGCGACGGACGTTCGTGCTCGACGCCATGGCCGACGAGGGCTACATCAGCGCCGACGAGGCCGAGCAACTGGCCCAGACCGACATCGTGCTGGCCACCCCAGATCCCGAGTCGACCTACGACGGCGCCTATTTCGTCGAGGAGGTCAAGCGATTCATCCTCGAACACCCGGCGTTCGGGCGAACCTATGAAGAACGCGCCCGGCTGCTGTTCACCGGCGGCCTGACCATCGAGACCACCCTCGACCTGCGTCTCCAGGCGCTGGCCGAAGCATCGATGGAGCGGGTTCTGGTGGACCCATTCGACGACCCGGACGGCGCGCTGGTGGCGATGGACCCAGCGACCGGTCAGGTGAAGGCGATGGTGGGCGGCCGCGACTTCTTTGACGGCGGCCCACAGTCGAAGTTCAACCTGGCCACGCAAGGGCAGAGGCCATCGGGTTCGTCGTTCAAGCCAATCGTGCTGGCGGCCGCGCTGGAAGAGGGCATGGAACTGTCCACCCGCTACAGCGCTCCTGCCCACATGGACATCGAGGTCACGGGCGGCACCTGGGAGGTCGAGAACTACGGCGGCACCGAGGGTGGCGTGGTCGACCTGGTCGACGCAACCGTGAACTCGTACAACACGGCCTACGCGCAACTGGTGATGGACGTCGGCGCGGCCGACGCGGTGCGGGTGGCAGCCGGCATCGGTATCGACTCGCCGTTGATGGCCGTGCCGTCGGCGGTGTTGGGCGCCAACGACGTCAGCCCGCTGGACATGGCATCGGCCTACTCGTCGTTCGCAAACCGTGGCGTCCACAACGACCCGGTGTTCGTTACCAGGGTGCTCGGTCCTGACGGCGAGGTCATCTATCAGCACGCTCCCTCTCCCCTGCGAGTGCTCGAACGCGAAACCGCGGACCAGGTGACACAGGTGCTGCAGCAGGTGATCTCGCGAGGCACGGGAGTCAGGGCCCGCATCGGGCGGCCCGCGGCCGGCAAGACCGGAACCGGCCAGAACTGGGCCGATGCCTGGTTCGTCGGCTACACGCCCGAGCTGGTGACCAGCGTGTGGGTCGGGTTCGCCGAAGGGCAGGTTCCGATGGTGCCGCCAACCACTCGCATACGAGTCACCGGCGGCACCTGGCCCGCGGAAGTGTGGCAGATGTTCATGACCTCGGCTCTGGCCGAAACGCCCGCAAGCGACTTCGAGCTGGGCGACCCGATCGAAGACGAACCATCCGCCGACGACAGTGCTGGCGACTCCCAAGACCGGGTCGATGCAGGCGACGACGCGGCTGCAGCCGACGAAGTCGTAGCACCGGGTGAGCTGGTGAGCGACGTCGTAGGCATGCGCAGTGACCTGGCCAGCGACATCTTGACCCGCGCCGGGTTCGTGGTCTCGACCGAGTCGGTGCCCGACGACCAGTATCCGCCCGGAGTCGTCGCGTCGATGAAACCTTCCGGCGAGTCGATCGTGCCGTCGGGCAGCGAGGTCGTGCTGTATGTCGCCAACGGGCAGAAGGTCCGCAGGGTGCCCGACGTGTTGGGCGAAGGAGTCGAGGCCGCGACCGCGATGGTGCTGGGCGCAGGCTACGAGGTCGAAATAGTGGTCGAGGCCGAGGACAACCCCGAGGCCGCAGAGATCCGCGCCGGCCAGGTGTGGAAGGTCGACCCCGGAACGCACTCGCCGCTGGAACCCGGCCAGACCGTGACGATCTGGGCAAACCCAGCGCTGTGA
- a CDS encoding NUDIX domain-containing protein, protein MDFETAPEGPRWASLEQLQSESHLETARGLVHDLEAACDDSARYRAEVLEFIDSHPDALHRTCVTGHLTGSAWVVDSTGEHGLVLFHSKIQRWLQPGGHADGEANLARVALLEASEESGIEGLRVWTQPVDVDIHLFVNRKSSEPDHLHLDLRFIVQAPAGSVVSGNHESEELRWVTSGQLDSPELALDASTKRLAHRGFELMRRQSAGARG, encoded by the coding sequence GTGGATTTCGAAACCGCACCCGAAGGGCCGCGCTGGGCCTCCCTGGAACAACTCCAGTCCGAGTCGCATCTGGAGACCGCACGTGGCCTGGTGCACGACCTGGAGGCGGCCTGCGACGACTCGGCGCGGTATCGCGCCGAGGTTCTCGAGTTCATCGACTCGCACCCCGACGCGTTGCACCGCACCTGCGTGACGGGCCATCTGACGGGGTCGGCTTGGGTAGTAGACAGCACGGGCGAACACGGGCTGGTGCTGTTCCACTCGAAGATCCAGCGCTGGTTGCAGCCCGGGGGTCACGCTGACGGCGAGGCCAACCTGGCCCGTGTCGCGCTGCTGGAGGCATCAGAGGAATCCGGAATCGAGGGGTTGCGGGTGTGGACCCAGCCCGTCGACGTCGACATCCACCTGTTCGTCAACCGCAAGTCTTCCGAGCCCGACCACCTGCACCTGGACCTTCGCTTCATAGTGCAGGCCCCTGCCGGGTCGGTCGTCAGCGGCAACCACGAGTCCGAAGAGCTGCGCTGGGTGACCTCTGGTCAGCTCGACTCGCCCGAGCTCGCTCTCGATGCCAGCACCAAGCGCCTGGCCCATCGAGGCTTCGAGCTGATGCGCCGTCAGTCGGCTGGGGCCAGAGGGTAA
- a CDS encoding DNA-3-methyladenine glycosylase, with the protein MPLADLAGDALDVAPLLLNKIIRCGAASGRIVEVEAYRGADDPGSHAFRGRTPRTEVMFGPAGFAYVYFTYGMHWCLNVVVGQQGTASAVLIRALSPIEGVELMWQRRPKAKRERDLCSGPAKLCQALGVDGALDGHDLSVPPLELLDDGLPAPREPVVTTRIGLTRGAELPWRWYVDGDPNVSRA; encoded by the coding sequence GTGCCACTCGCAGACCTGGCCGGCGACGCGCTGGATGTCGCACCGCTTTTGCTGAACAAGATCATCCGATGCGGCGCAGCATCGGGACGCATCGTCGAGGTCGAGGCATACCGCGGCGCCGACGATCCCGGATCGCATGCATTCAGGGGGCGAACCCCTCGCACCGAGGTGATGTTCGGCCCCGCCGGTTTCGCCTACGTCTATTTCACCTATGGCATGCATTGGTGCCTGAACGTGGTCGTGGGCCAGCAGGGGACCGCCTCCGCGGTGCTCATCAGGGCCCTATCTCCAATAGAGGGCGTAGAGCTCATGTGGCAGCGTCGCCCCAAGGCCAAGCGCGAGCGCGACCTGTGCAGCGGCCCTGCGAAGCTGTGTCAGGCCCTGGGGGTCGACGGTGCGCTCGACGGCCATGACCTGTCGGTGCCGCCACTGGAGTTGCTCGACGACGGCCTGCCCGCTCCTCGAGAGCCGGTCGTCACCACCCGCATCGGTCTGACACGCGGGGCCGAGCTGCCCTGGCGGTGGTATGTGGACGGCGATCCGAACGTGAGCCGCGCCTGA
- a CDS encoding thioesterase family protein translates to MAFSSRFRNSIRVRYGEVDQQGVVFNAHYMAYIDDTLEHFMSTLGDLRDLGWDMMMKKIDIEWQGSAGNGDVVDVDVAAVRWGNTSFELGYAGSVEGRPVFTSTVLYVSVQLGTTQTMPTPVEVVEAFGPAVDRPS, encoded by the coding sequence GTGGCGTTCAGTTCGCGTTTCCGCAACTCGATCAGGGTCAGGTACGGCGAGGTCGACCAGCAGGGTGTGGTGTTCAACGCCCACTACATGGCCTACATCGACGACACCCTCGAGCACTTCATGAGCACCCTCGGAGATCTGCGCGATCTGGGCTGGGACATGATGATGAAGAAGATCGACATCGAGTGGCAGGGGTCGGCAGGCAACGGTGACGTGGTCGACGTCGACGTCGCCGCGGTCAGGTGGGGCAACACGTCGTTCGAGCTGGGCTACGCGGGCAGCGTCGAGGGCCGGCCTGTATTCACCTCGACGGTGCTCTATGTCTCGGTGCAGCTGGGCACCACCCAGACCATGCCCACGCCGGTAGAGGTGGTCGAGGCGTTCGGCCCCGCCGTCGATCGTCCCAGTTGA
- a CDS encoding alpha/beta hydrolase has protein sequence MPNRFEPRQHRIDVGALTLNHLDYSDLLNNRAPLGTILTLHGQADSAWSMHSIALEFGDRYRVLSLDLRGHGLSDRGGYAVLQMVADLAGAIDALDLTDPIIVGHSLGGQVSSQFCGIYPAVARALVLVEGMGPPVDSRRPSAGVELTDDQAQLAWARRVADLMRQPYRSRTFDDLDAAVERFRAGHPGLSPDRALHLVERSTRVLDNGAHEWLFDPATRDWLAGHDQERAYQRWRSIDCPVLVVNGGDAWARFWSQGPSAGAVRYSDAAHAQRMANFANAYEVVIPAAGHMVQYDQPEALNQAIDEFLTRL, from the coding sequence GTGCCCAACCGCTTCGAACCCCGCCAGCACCGGATCGACGTCGGTGCGCTGACCCTGAACCACCTGGACTATTCGGATTTGCTGAACAACAGAGCGCCGCTGGGAACCATCCTCACGCTTCACGGCCAGGCCGACTCGGCGTGGAGCATGCATTCGATCGCGCTCGAATTCGGCGATCGATATCGGGTGCTCAGCCTCGACCTGCGCGGCCACGGCCTGAGCGATCGGGGCGGTTACGCGGTGTTGCAGATGGTCGCGGACCTGGCCGGTGCCATCGACGCTCTGGACCTGACCGACCCGATCATCGTCGGCCACTCGCTTGGCGGGCAGGTTTCGTCGCAGTTCTGCGGGATCTACCCCGCGGTGGCCCGCGCTCTGGTTCTGGTCGAAGGAATGGGCCCACCGGTCGACTCCAGACGGCCGAGCGCAGGAGTCGAGCTGACCGACGACCAGGCCCAACTCGCATGGGCCCGCCGGGTCGCCGACCTGATGCGCCAGCCCTATCGCAGCCGAACCTTCGACGACCTCGATGCCGCGGTCGAGCGCTTCAGAGCCGGCCACCCCGGACTGTCACCCGATCGGGCGCTGCACCTGGTCGAGCGCTCGACGCGCGTGCTCGACAACGGCGCCCACGAATGGCTGTTCGACCCCGCCACCCGCGACTGGCTCGCCGGACACGACCAGGAACGCGCCTACCAGAGGTGGCGCTCGATCGACTGCCCGGTGTTGGTGGTGAACGGTGGCGACGCCTGGGCACGCTTCTGGTCGCAAGGACCGTCGGCCGGAGCCGTCAGATACTCCGACGCCGCCCACGCGCAGCGGATGGCGAACTTCGCCAACGCCTACGAGGTGGTGATCCCGGCGGCCGGGCACATGGTTCAGTACGACCAGCCCGAAGCCCTCAATCAGGCCATCGACGAGTTCCTGACCCGGCTCTAG
- a CDS encoding maleylpyruvate isomerase N-terminal domain-containing protein produces the protein MGDVVDDRRDWQGYVELRDRFIDFVGGLDNRSLSTIVPMCPAWSVADVVAHVCGLNADLVGGLRTDLGSDERTGYNVELRRGVSVGEVCREWVGYEDEVRSVLMTLPTMSGRLAADLLVHLHDIQQALGLAIDRQDAALVSTAAVYARRCVDGVGEVLGQSIALEIEGVGTWRPREDLTASGVSLHASAFDFVRSYSGRRSRAQVEALDWQGDPGEILDKAWSPYGGFQPEDVVD, from the coding sequence GTGGGTGATGTAGTTGACGACCGGCGAGATTGGCAGGGGTACGTCGAGTTGCGCGATCGCTTCATCGACTTCGTTGGTGGGCTCGACAACCGGTCTCTGTCGACGATCGTGCCGATGTGCCCGGCCTGGTCGGTTGCCGATGTCGTGGCGCACGTTTGCGGCCTGAATGCCGATCTGGTCGGCGGCCTCCGCACCGATCTGGGTTCCGACGAACGCACCGGCTACAACGTCGAGCTGCGTCGGGGTGTATCGGTCGGTGAGGTCTGTCGCGAGTGGGTCGGCTACGAGGACGAGGTTCGTTCGGTGCTGATGACACTTCCGACCATGTCTGGTCGGCTGGCTGCCGACCTGTTGGTGCATCTGCACGACATCCAGCAAGCGCTGGGGTTGGCCATCGACCGGCAAGATGCTGCGCTGGTGTCGACCGCCGCGGTGTACGCCCGGCGCTGTGTGGATGGTGTGGGCGAGGTGTTGGGCCAGTCGATCGCCCTCGAGATCGAAGGGGTGGGCACGTGGCGACCACGAGAAGACCTGACCGCATCGGGCGTTTCGCTTCATGCCAGCGCGTTCGACTTCGTCCGTTCCTACAGCGGGCGGCGCAGTCGGGCACAGGTCGAGGCGCTCGACTGGCAGGGTGACCCTGGCGAGATCCTCGACAAGGCGTGGAGCCCCTATGGCGGGTTCCAGCCCGAGGACGTGGTCGACTAG
- a CDS encoding zf-TFIIB domain-containing protein: MNCPLCIDRSLEPVFRSGIEIDVCPNCKGMWLDRGELDKLAGSVDPAPRDAVGFEPVASAGGKVKPDKGKKRRKKSFAERLGDVLEEVIDL, from the coding sequence ATGAACTGCCCGCTTTGCATCGACCGTTCGCTCGAGCCCGTTTTCAGATCGGGTATCGAGATCGATGTCTGCCCGAACTGCAAGGGGATGTGGCTAGATCGGGGCGAGCTGGACAAGTTGGCCGGCTCTGTGGACCCAGCACCTCGGGACGCGGTTGGTTTCGAGCCCGTTGCGTCGGCAGGCGGCAAGGTCAAGCCGGACAAGGGCAAGAAGAGGCGCAAGAAGTCGTTCGCCGAACGCCTCGGCGATGTCCTAGAAGAGGTCATTGACCTCTGA
- a CDS encoding class I SAM-dependent methyltransferase produces MEAPVPNHHAHHPGFSGWEGLKAAVRFLKVGTDAGVACDLVGIGPGDHLVDIGSGPGVAVREAVRRGATAVAVDPAEVMIEVGKRRNDHPSIQWRTGAAEALPVEDSSATVVWSMATVHHWQDVDAGLTEVGRVLQPGGRFLAIERYLRGDGTDITDHGWLESQAEVFMTACAAHGLGDVRLTTSQASRGKLLCVLATKA; encoded by the coding sequence ATGGAAGCGCCAGTTCCCAACCACCACGCGCATCACCCCGGATTCTCCGGCTGGGAGGGTCTGAAGGCGGCTGTGCGATTCCTGAAGGTCGGAACCGACGCCGGAGTTGCGTGCGACCTCGTCGGCATCGGGCCAGGCGATCACCTGGTGGACATCGGCAGTGGGCCGGGCGTGGCGGTGCGCGAAGCCGTGAGGCGCGGCGCCACAGCGGTGGCAGTAGACCCGGCCGAGGTCATGATCGAGGTGGGCAAGCGCCGCAACGATCACCCATCGATTCAGTGGAGGACCGGTGCCGCCGAAGCCCTGCCCGTCGAAGACAGCAGCGCCACGGTGGTCTGGTCGATGGCAACCGTGCACCACTGGCAAGACGTCGACGCCGGGCTGACCGAGGTCGGGCGGGTGCTGCAGCCCGGTGGCAGGTTCCTGGCGATAGAGCGGTACCTACGCGGAGACGGAACCGACATCACCGACCACGGTTGGCTCGAGTCACAAGCCGAGGTGTTCATGACCGCGTGCGCAGCGCACGGCCTCGGTGATGTTCGCCTGACCACCAGCCAGGCGTCGCGAGGGAAGCTGTTGTGCGTCCTGGCCACCAAGGCCTGA
- a CDS encoding mechanosensitive ion channel, protein MDLSRLETAAGSSEAAVLATRTSLRLLAVALATLVALRVMKGLVSRIDDERIRGQMAYFVPKVVRLLGAIAGIAAIGVDVSGMAAVMATIGFTGAVVFTPVGQNLVAGAMVRIDDVCVEGDVVTVGSRHGTVVHRSLLRTELELPDGSKAWIPNSMFQDGEVLNHSRLGGWRITVQIPLDRSEDRRRAQVVMERVVSELEWNQPGKRAFVAFDHVGGEAMFFNVFAWIADRTEEPRYRGMLLDELVDALEDEGVSVGQTTNLTLEAVTASLSG, encoded by the coding sequence GTGGACCTGAGCAGGCTCGAGACGGCGGCCGGTTCAAGCGAGGCAGCGGTGCTCGCCACGCGTACCTCGTTGCGCTTGCTGGCGGTGGCGTTGGCGACGCTCGTCGCGCTGCGCGTCATGAAGGGGCTCGTGAGTCGTATCGATGACGAACGAATTCGTGGCCAGATGGCCTACTTCGTGCCCAAGGTCGTGCGACTGTTGGGTGCTATTGCAGGGATAGCCGCAATAGGAGTCGACGTCTCGGGTATGGCAGCGGTGATGGCCACCATAGGTTTCACCGGCGCGGTGGTGTTCACGCCGGTAGGGCAGAACCTGGTGGCCGGCGCGATGGTGCGGATAGACGACGTGTGCGTCGAGGGGGACGTGGTCACGGTGGGCTCGCGGCACGGAACGGTGGTGCATCGATCGTTGCTGCGCACCGAGCTCGAGCTGCCCGACGGCTCGAAGGCCTGGATCCCCAACTCGATGTTCCAGGACGGTGAGGTGCTCAACCACAGCCGACTCGGCGGTTGGCGCATCACGGTGCAGATACCGCTTGATCGCTCAGAGGACAGGCGCCGGGCCCAGGTGGTGATGGAACGCGTGGTGTCGGAACTGGAATGGAACCAGCCGGGCAAGCGAGCGTTCGTGGCATTCGACCACGTAGGTGGCGAGGCCATGTTCTTCAACGTGTTTGCCTGGATAGCCGACCGCACCGAGGAGCCTCGCTATCGAGGAATGCTGCTGGACGAACTGGTCGACGCACTGGAAGACGAGGGTGTGTCGGTGGGCCAGACCACGAACCTGACACTCGAGGCGGTCACCGCTTCGTTGTCTGGCTAG
- a CDS encoding TIGR03792 family protein: MNWVNNKQLHRFDPPLAVEHLVYEVKPQAFDSWLEAEFEFWTKGEADRFPILVGKEMWLCEGDPHKVTIILYWESLEQWKAIDPQWLAEHERQFSEVVGADNFRLVFEGHAQEQYFKISEYR, translated from the coding sequence ATGAACTGGGTCAACAACAAGCAGTTGCACCGCTTCGATCCGCCGCTCGCCGTCGAGCACCTCGTCTACGAGGTCAAGCCGCAGGCGTTCGACAGCTGGCTGGAGGCCGAGTTCGAGTTCTGGACCAAGGGCGAGGCCGACCGCTTCCCGATCCTCGTCGGCAAGGAGATGTGGCTGTGCGAGGGCGACCCGCACAAGGTGACCATCATCTTGTACTGGGAGAGCCTCGAGCAGTGGAAGGCGATCGATCCGCAGTGGCTGGCCGAGCACGAGCGGCAATTCAGCGAGGTCGTCGGTGCCGACAACTTCCGCCTCGTTTTCGAGGGTCATGCCCAGGAGCAGTACTTCAAGATCAGCGAGTACCGCTGA